The proteins below are encoded in one region of Takifugu rubripes chromosome 1, fTakRub1.2, whole genome shotgun sequence:
- the mki67 gene encoding proliferation marker protein Ki-67 isoform X3 — translation MPLHGKIVVIKRSGGDGTEFPLTATCLFGRKPDCDIRIQLPQVSKEHCRIDLNENKEVILTNLSSVNPTLVNGEVLQQSERLKHGDVITVIDRSFRFEYPPAPTPKKRSSIGGKAESVKVLRHQQVKERSAGEKEITTVSTGLQLKDGTNHDNIQRSLEKTMEMEEEKTTSPFNDLYQMIKKSLDVKTPRKSSISLLQTPSSRVCSPKPVSVKKNSGNLLTLTKDSATPKQDNIKAFPGAVEINTINNETPKSVKKQRRSSQVPSNDTSKPEAQSGMSDAPSAQNGIRVTPQRVTSLDVTEQVASQTSKSTTRRSKEATPAKQGVTGGPTRASPRNSENLETVASKKRKSGELPAGLPTPQMKKKRVSFGSNLSPELFDKRMPPNSPLRKGATPRRSFCLSKPKDSLLRRVSVIGMIQEHPDNQSPAKMKTTSDKKSTSKKSLMAPISGSPSPKAETPGKKTPKSRSPSPKAETPGKKTPKSRSPSPKPETPGKKTPKSRSPSPKPETPGKKTPKSRSPSPKPETPGKKTPKSRSPSPKPETPGKKTPKSRSPSPKPETPGKKTPKSRSPSPKPETPGKKTPKSRSPSPKAETSRGGSSKSPSPVKRSTPSKTKAESPGLQTPTIKGRFSVSRISTPSPASESGAANEVCLDTITPKLRLKRKSMKSTSRKSVVRSSVKVMCRKSGISRGSMKAMNSWAEIVKFGQKRAPVGGPVKAKLKKTSVKKALSKPQTPASKLQDQVSTGHADSPVTIVVGRAHRQKVPCPTGAAPRWISNVGVLKKDMKMDEDLTGISEMFKTPATGRKPRPIAIETRATKTPVADLSKSVIEPSVLNTPEEPGEMMVSPLSVSTTVMDRSYNCEAVQRLFVGEHESSFVSEIPAMEVAGGSEESTDAKTPTQKPILPNCQTGVNRVKTPRQKAEPLEDLRGKILKTPKQKIEQKECLTGIKRIMKTPRQKNEPLEDLRGKILKTPMQKMEPQECLSGVKRIFSTPQQQAEDPQHKHLQSHEAASSDCIDQPGMLLTKTPPSFNLSLVGLSGVKRLLKTPRVKASPVEDMVGVKRLLKTPREKGEPVADNFGIKRLMKSPKLKANAPVEDFEGLKELMEPLPDPTEQEKNEAKDETDCAKGAEHEVAVNGHVEQVPHRNELSDDRQITQAAEESEVIKTNDSSKEKLKLVTAVKGRGARMAKAILVEEKRKATVNSEESSVISAPARGRRGKKPEATAPPIAQRSTRSRKAKSSESSTVEGSVEQSSTLSSKVASKLKGGQNAKKASDHPGEMISKVVAEAEIVPEPESKQTTSVNFREQANENLAAVKKPRGRKPKPGQVMPAKEENDSVSHAGKDHQSNEDFTPQPEVLPIQSNENKSSDNMETALQDLTAQGLSEMKPATQKITEIETVATLKKCGRVGRAKVELTRVAHSESPTVASGISKRGKNAKITQGPSVRATRRNAKLQECKSVQEESVQLSEVNMEVVRGENFTVDPHHREAATKSTRGRKPNQALTKPLQAEEDVSKEQPTDGNKPDKPSPTCGRNTRGKRTKPDNVQSAAVEEMEQKSAPPARTKRGQITKEDEGKVTTQSREPVKNQRRTRNVEQDPVKPSTVLNDEQATRRAKKAAQEKPPAESDDVQKSVAISVTDKPKQSRRTKQVGEEMSAVVPEEKPELKADEFKEEAEAAVGKRRRVKNDVPEPIQAKRARRGATPAPAETNTESPDLGSKSQPSSKELPKRGRRAAKPSADVALLSGEELKTTVVEDANIPTRSVRWKSEIEIFGIQKVKPVQGRKSKVGDRVSAASQKEPRKTEEKDLSDEAEVQATKRARRGVRIAESIKGKHVEPETQPKTRSGRLAKK, via the exons ATGCCATTGCATGGGAAAATAGTCGTCATTAAGAGGAGTGGAGGTGATGGAACCGAGTTTCCTCTTACTGCAACGTGCTTATTTGGAAG GAAGCCAGACTGTGATATCCGTATCCAGCTTCCTCAAGTCTCCAAGGAACATTGTAGAATTGACttgaatgaaaacaaagag GTCATTTTGACAAATTTAAGCTCGGTGAATCCAACTCTTGTCAATGGGGAGGTTCTGCAGCAGTCTGAGCGTTTGAAGCATGGAGATGTGATAACTGTTATTGATCGTTCTTTCAG GTTTGAGTACCCTCCAGCACCCACCCCAAAGAAGAGGTCATCCATTGGAGGCAAAGCTGAAAGTGTCAAA GTTCTTCGACATCAACAAGTGAAGGAGCGGAGtgcaggagaaaaagaaatcactACAGTTTCCACAG GCCTGCAGCTGAAAGATGGTACAAATCATGACAACATCCAGAGGTCACTGGAAAAAACtatggagatggaggaagaaaagacaaCCTCTCCTTTCAATGATTTGTATCAAATGATCAAAAAATCTCTAGATGTTAAGACTCCTCGAAAATCTTCAATCAGCCTCCTacaaacaccatcatcaaggGTTTGCTCTCCAAAACCTGTTTCAGTCAAGAAAAACAGTGGAAACCTTTTGACTTTAACAAAAGACAGCGCTACCCCTAAGCAGGATAACATTAAAGCCTTTCCTGGAGCTGTTGAGATCAATACCATCAATAATGAGACCCCAAAGTCTGTTAAGAAGCAGCGCAGGTCATCTCAGGTTCCTTCAAATGACACAAGCAAGCCTGAAGCACAAAGTGGCATGTCTGACGCCCCTTCAGCTCAAAATGGAATCCGTGTAACACCACAGAGGGTAACCTCATTGGATGTTACTGAACAAGTTGCCTCTCAAACCTCCAAATCAACCACACGAAGAAGCAAAGAAGCCACACCCGCCAAGCAAGGGGTGACAGGAGGTCCTACAAGGGCATCGCCGAGAAACTCGGAAAACCTTGAAACGG TGGCATCAAAAAAACGTAAAAGTGGAGAACTTCCAGCTGGTCTGCCCACACCACagatgaaaaagaagagagtTTCCTTTGGAAGTAACCTGAGCCCTGAGTTATTTGATAAACGTATGCCTCCTAATTCTCCATTACGCAAAGGGGCTACTCCACGACGAAGCTTTTGTCTGTCTAAACCGAAAGATTCACTCCTAAGAAGAGTGTCAGTCATCGGCATGATACAG GAGCATCCAGATAATCAAAGTCCTGCAAAAATGAAAACTACATCGGATAAGAAGTCAACTTCCAAGAAATCTCTTATGGCTCCCATATCCGG GTCCCCGTCTCCAAAGGCAGAGACTCCTGGAAAGAAGACTCCCAAATCCAGGTCCCCATCTCCAAAGGCAGAGACTCCTGGAAAGAAGACTCCCAAATCCAGGTCCCCGTCTCCAAAGCCAGAGACTCCTGGAAAGAAGACTCCCAAATCCAGGTCCCCGTCTCCAAAGCCAGAGACTCCTGGAAAGAAGACTCCCAAATCCAGGTCCCCGTCTCCAAAGCCAGAGACTCCTGGAAAGAAGACTCCCAAATCCAGGTCCCCGTCTCCAAAGCCAGAGACTCCTGGAAAGAAGACTCCCAAATCCAGGTCCCCGTCTCCAAAGCCAGAGACTCCTGGAAAGAAGACTCCCAAATCCAGGTCCCCGTCTCCAAAGCCAGAGACTCCTGGAAAGAAGACTCCCAAATCCAGGTCCCCGTCTCCAAAGGCAGAAACCTCCAGAGGAGGGTCATCAAAGAGTCCCTCTCCTGTCAAAAGAAGTACTCCCTCTAAAACCAAGGCAGAAAGTCCTGGACTCCAGACACCTACAATAAAAGGGCGTTTCTCTGTGTCACGAATCAGCACGCCATCGCCAGCTTCAGAAAGCGGTGCTGCTAATGAAGTCTGTTTAGATACTATTACACCTAAATTGCGTCTGAAAAGAAAGAGCATGAAAAGCACTTCACGGAAGAGTGTGGTGAGGAGTTCTGTAAAAGTAATGTGCAGAAAAAGTGGCATTTCACGAGGATCAATGAAAG CCATGAACTCGTGGGCAGAAATCGTGAAATTTGGACAGAAAAGGGCTCCAGTAGGTGGTCCAGTTAAAGCAAAACTCAAAAAGACCTCAGTGAAAAAGGCTCTGTCAAAACCCCAG ACTCCTGCAAGTAAACTTCAAGACCAAGTCAGCACTGGGCATGCAGACTCACCTGTGACCATTGTTGTGGGACGAGCTCACCGACAAAAGGTTCCATGTCCAACTGGTGCTGCGCCAAGGTGGATTAGCAATGTTGGGGTACTTAAAAAGGACATGAAAATGGATGAAGACTTGACAG GTATTTCTGAAATGTTTAAAACTCCGGCGACTGGAAGGAAGCCAAGGCCCATTGCTATTGAGACTCGTGCTACTAAGACACCAGTGGCAGATCTCAGTAAATCTGTTATAGAACCATCAGTGTTGAACACCCCAGAAGAACCAG GTGAAATGATGGTTTCACCACTGAGTGTTTCAACCACTGTCATGGATAGAAGCTACAACTGTGAGGCAGTGCAGCGCCTGTTTGTTGGAGAACATGAGTCAAGTTTTGTCAGTGAAATCCCTGCCATGGAAGTTGCTGGTGGGTCTGAAGAGTCTACAGATGCAAAAACTCCCACGCAGAAGCCAATATTGCCAAACTGTCAGACTGGAGTCAACAGAGTTAAGACCCCAAgacagaaagctgaaccccTTGAGGACCTCAGAGGGAAGATTCTGAAGACCCCAAAGCAAAAAATTGAACAAAAGGAGTGTCTTACTGGTATAAAGAGAATAATGAAGACCCcaagacagaaaaatgaacCCCTTGAGGACCTCAGAGGGAAGATTCTGAAGACTCCTATGCAGAAGATGGAACCACAGGAATGCCTCTCTGGAGTTAAAAGGATTTTTAGTACCCCGCAACAGCAGGCTGAAGATCCACAACATAAACATCTGCAGAGCCATGAAGCTGCAAGTTCCGATTGTATTGACCAGCCTGGAATGCTGCTCACTAAAACTCCACCATCATTCAATTTGTCACTGGTGGGTCTCTCTGGTGTCAAGAGACTGCTGAAGACACCCAGGGTAAAAGCTTCCCCAGTTGAAGATATGGTTGGTGTTAAAAGGCTCCTGAAAACTCCTAGAGAAAAGGGGGAACCTGTTGCCGACAACTTTGGCATCAAGAGACTTATGAAGTCTCCAAAGCTGAAGGCTAATGCACCAGTGGAAGATTTTGAGGGGCTgaaagagctgatggagccaCTGCCTGATCCCACAGAACAGGAGAAAAATGAG GCTAAAGATGAAACAGATTGTGCAAAAG GAGCTGAACATGAGGTTGCTGTTAATGGCCATGTTGAGCAGGTGCCACATAGGAATGAGTTGTCAGACGACAGGCAAATTACTCAAGCAGCTGAAGAATCTGAAGTTATTAAAACCAATGATTCATCTAAAGAAAAGCTCAAACTGGTGACTGCTGTCAAAGGCAGAGGGGCAAGAATGGCAAAAGCCATATTAGTTGAAGAGAAACGAAAGGCAACAGTCAATTCTGAAGAATCATCGGTCATCTCTGCCCCAGctcgaggaagaagagggaaaaaacctGAAGCTACAGCACCGCCTATAGCCCAAAGGTCCACAAGAAGCAGAAAGGCTAAAAGCAGTGAAAGCAGTACCGTTGAGGGTTCAGTGGAGCAAAGTTCCACTCTGTCTTCCAAAGTGGCCAGCAAGCTTAAAGGGGGGCAGAATGCAAAAAAAGCCTCTGATCATCCAGGTGAAATGATCTCAAAGGTTGTTGCTGAAGCTGAAATTGTTCCAGAGCCTGAAAGTAAACAGACTACCTCAGTTAACTTTAGAGAACAAGCTAATGAAAATCTGGCAGCTGTGAAGAAACCTAGAGGGAGAAAACCTAAACCTGGCCAGGTGATgccagcaaaggaagagaatgACAGTGTTTCTCATGCTGGAAAAG ATCATCAATCAAACGAAGATTTCACTCCCCAGCCAGAGGTTCTGCCTATTCAAAGTAATGAAAATAAGTCCTCAGACAACATGGAAACTGCTCTTCAGGATCTCACAGCCCAGGGTTTATCTGAAATGAAGCCTGCAACTCAGAAAATCACAGAAATTGAAACAGTTGCCACCCTGAAGAAATGTGGACGGGTTGGAAGGGCAAAGGTGGAATTGACAAGAGTTGCTCATTCTGAAAGTCCCACTGTTGCTTCAGGCATCAGTAAGAGAGGGAAGAATGCCAAAATAACTCAAGGACCCAGCGTCAGGGCGACAAGGAGAAATGCAAAGTTGCAGGAATGCAAATCTGTACAGGAAGAGAGTGTGCAGTTGAGTGAGGTTAACATGGAGGTAGTGAGGGGTGAGAACTTTACAGTTGACCCCCATCACAGAGAAGCTGCCACAAAGTccacaagaggaagaaaacccaaccaagCACTTACAAAACCACTTCAAGCAGAGGAAGATGTAAGCAAGGAGCAACCCACAGATGGCAATAAGCCTGACAAACCCAGTCCAACCTGTGGAAGAAACACAAGAGGGAAAAGGACTAAACCAGATAATGTCCagtctgcagctgtggaggagaTGGAACAGAAGTCAGCACCTCCAGCCAGAACCAAGAGGGGACAAATCACCAAAGAAGATGAAGGGAAGGTGACCACTCAATCCAGGGAGCCTGTTAAAAACCAGAGGAGAACCAGGAATGTGGAGCAAGACCCTGTAAAACCAAGCACAGTCTTAAATGATGAACAGGCAACAAGACGAGCAAAGAAGGCAGCACAAGAGAAACCACCGGCCGAGTCAGATGATGTCCAAAAGAGTGTTGCCATCAGTGTGACGGACAAACCCaaacaaagcagaagaacaaaacAAGTGGGGGAAGAAATGTCAGCTGTGGTGCCGGAGGAAAAACCTGAGCTGAAGGCTGATGAGTTcaaggaggaggcagaagcagctgtggggaagagaaggagggtaAAAAATGATGTTCCAGAACCCATTCAGGCCAAGAGAGCCCGTCGAGGGGCCACACCCgcacctgcagagacaaacacagagTCTCCTGACCTTGGGTCCAAGTCTCAACCCTCTTCAAAGGAGCTGCCAAAAAGGGGTAGAAGAGCAGCCAAACCCTCAGCAGACGTTGCCCTGTTGTCTGGCGAAGAGTTAAAAACAACTGTTGTGGAAGATGCAAATATTCCCACGAGGTCTGTTCGGTGGAAGAGTGAAATTGAAATCTTTGGGATTCAGAAAGTAAAACCTGTTCAGGGTCGGAAGTCAAAGGTTGGTGACAGAGTTTCTGCTGCAAGCCAGAAAGAGCCCAGGAAAACTGAAGAGAAGGATCTCTCAGATGAAGCTGAAGTTCAGGCCACCAAAAGAGCCCGGCGTGGGGTCAGGATTGCTGAGTCTATCAAGGGGAAGCATGTTGAGCCTGAGACGCAACCAAAAACCCGAAGTGGACGACTGGCAAAGAAATGA
- the mki67 gene encoding proliferation marker protein Ki-67 isoform X6, with product MEMEEEKTTSPFNDLYQMIKKSLDVKTPRKSSISLLQTPSSRVCSPKPVSVKKNSGNLLTLTKDSATPKQDNIKAFPGAVEINTINNETPKSVKKQRRSSQVPSNDTSKPEAQSGMSDAPSAQNGIRVTPQRVTSLDVTEQVASQTSKSTTRRSKEATPAKQGVTGGPTRASPRNSENLETVASKKRKSGELPAGLPTPQMKKKRVSFGSNLSPELFDKRMPPNSPLRKGATPRRSFCLSKPKDSLLRRVSVIGMIQEHPDNQSPAKMKTTSDKKSTSKKSLMAPISGSPSPKAETPGKKTPKSRSPSPKAETPGKKTPKSRSPSPKAETPGKKTPKSRSPSPKAETPGKKTPKSRSPSPKPETPGKKTPKSRSPSPKPETPGKKTPKSRSPSPKPETPGKKTPKSRSPSPKPETPGKKTPKSRSPSPKPETPGKKTPKSRSPSPKPETPGKKTPKSRSPSPKAETSRGGSSKSPSPVKRSTPSKTKAESPGLQTPTIKGRFSVSRISTPSPASESGAANEVCLDTITPKLRLKRKSMKSTSRKSVVRSSVKVMCRKSGISRGSMKAMNSWAEIVKFGQKRAPVGGPVKAKLKKTSVKKALSKPQTPASKLQDQVSTGHADSPVTIVVGRAHRQKVPCPTGAAPRWISNVGVLKKDMKMDEDLTGISEMFKTPATGRKPRPIAIETRATKTPVADLSKSVIEPSVLNTPEEPGEMMVSPLSVSTTVMDRSYNCEAVQRLFVGEHESSFVSEIPAMEVAGGSEESTDAKTPTQKPILPNCQTGVNRVKTPRQKAEPLEDLRGKILKTPKQKIEQKECLTGIKRIMKTPRQKNEPLEDLRGKILKTPMQKMEPQECLSGVKRIFSTPQQQAEDPQHKHLQSHEAASSDCIDQPGMLLTKTPPSFNLSLVGLSGVKRLLKTPRVKASPVEDMVGVKRLLKTPREKGEPVADNFGIKRLMKSPKLKANAPVEDFEGLKELMEPLPDPTEQEKNEAKDETDCAKGAEHEVAVNGHVEQVPHRNELSDDRQITQAAEESEVIKTNDSSKEKLKLVTAVKGRGARMAKAILVEEKRKATVNSEESSVISAPARGRRGKKPEATAPPIAQRSTRSRKAKSSESSTVEGSVEQSSTLSSKVASKLKGGQNAKKASDHPGEMISKVVAEAEIVPEPESKQTTSVNFREQANENLAAVKKPRGRKPKPGQVMPAKEENDSVSHAGKDHQSNEDFTPQPEVLPIQSNENKSSDNMETALQDLTAQGLSEMKPATQKITEIETVATLKKCGRVGRAKVELTRVAHSESPTVASGISKRGKNAKITQGPSVRATRRNAKLQECKSVQEESVQLSEVNMEVVRGENFTVDPHHREAATKSTRGRKPNQALTKPLQAEEDVSKEQPTDGNKPDKPSPTCGRNTRGKRTKPDNVQSAAVEEMEQKSAPPARTKRGQITKEDEGKVTTQSREPVKNQRRTRNVEQDPVKPSTVLNDEQATRRAKKAAQEKPPAESDDVQKSVAISVTDKPKQSRRTKQVGEEMSAVVPEEKPELKADEFKEEAEAAVGKRRRVKNDVPEPIQAKRARRGATPAPAETNTESPDLGSKSQPSSKELPKRGRRAAKPSADVALLSGEELKTTVVEDANIPTRSVRWKSEIEIFGIQKVKPVQGRKSKVGDRVSAASQKEPRKTEEKDLSDEAEVQATKRARRGVRIAESIKGKHVEPETQPKTRSGRLAKK from the exons atggagatggaggaagaaaagacaaCCTCTCCTTTCAATGATTTGTATCAAATGATCAAAAAATCTCTAGATGTTAAGACTCCTCGAAAATCTTCAATCAGCCTCCTacaaacaccatcatcaaggGTTTGCTCTCCAAAACCTGTTTCAGTCAAGAAAAACAGTGGAAACCTTTTGACTTTAACAAAAGACAGCGCTACCCCTAAGCAGGATAACATTAAAGCCTTTCCTGGAGCTGTTGAGATCAATACCATCAATAATGAGACCCCAAAGTCTGTTAAGAAGCAGCGCAGGTCATCTCAGGTTCCTTCAAATGACACAAGCAAGCCTGAAGCACAAAGTGGCATGTCTGACGCCCCTTCAGCTCAAAATGGAATCCGTGTAACACCACAGAGGGTAACCTCATTGGATGTTACTGAACAAGTTGCCTCTCAAACCTCCAAATCAACCACACGAAGAAGCAAAGAAGCCACACCCGCCAAGCAAGGGGTGACAGGAGGTCCTACAAGGGCATCGCCGAGAAACTCGGAAAACCTTGAAACGG TGGCATCAAAAAAACGTAAAAGTGGAGAACTTCCAGCTGGTCTGCCCACACCACagatgaaaaagaagagagtTTCCTTTGGAAGTAACCTGAGCCCTGAGTTATTTGATAAACGTATGCCTCCTAATTCTCCATTACGCAAAGGGGCTACTCCACGACGAAGCTTTTGTCTGTCTAAACCGAAAGATTCACTCCTAAGAAGAGTGTCAGTCATCGGCATGATACAG GAGCATCCAGATAATCAAAGTCCTGCAAAAATGAAAACTACATCGGATAAGAAGTCAACTTCCAAGAAATCTCTTATGGCTCCCATATCCGGGTCCCCGTCTCCAAAGGCAGAGACTCCTGGAAAGAAGACTCCCAAATCCAGGTCCCCATCTCCAAAGGCAGAGACTCCTGGAAAGAAGACTCCCAAATCCAGGTCCCCGTCTCCAAAGGCAGAGACTCCTGGAAAGAAGACTCCCAAATCCAGGTCCCCATCTCCAAAGGCAGAGACTCCTGGAAAGAAGACTCCCAAATCCAGGTCCCCGTCTCCAAAGCCAGAGACTCCTGGAAAGAAGACTCCCAAATCCAGGTCCCCGTCTCCAAAGCCAGAGACTCCTGGAAAGAAGACTCCCAAATCCAGGTCCCCGTCTCCAAAGCCAGAGACTCCTGGAAAGAAGACTCCCAAATCCAGGTCCCCGTCTCCAAAGCCAGAGACTCCTGGAAAGAAGACTCCCAAATCCAGGTCCCCGTCTCCAAAGCCAGAGACTCCTGGAAAGAAGACTCCCAAATCCAGGTCCCCGTCTCCAAAGCCAGAGACTCCTGGAAAGAAGACTCCCAAATCCAGGTCCCCGTCTCCAAAGGCAGAAACCTCCAGAGGAGGGTCATCAAAGAGTCCCTCTCCTGTCAAAAGAAGTACTCCCTCTAAAACCAAGGCAGAAAGTCCTGGACTCCAGACACCTACAATAAAAGGGCGTTTCTCTGTGTCACGAATCAGCACGCCATCGCCAGCTTCAGAAAGCGGTGCTGCTAATGAAGTCTGTTTAGATACTATTACACCTAAATTGCGTCTGAAAAGAAAGAGCATGAAAAGCACTTCACGGAAGAGTGTGGTGAGGAGTTCTGTAAAAGTAATGTGCAGAAAAAGTGGCATTTCACGAGGATCAATGAAAG CCATGAACTCGTGGGCAGAAATCGTGAAATTTGGACAGAAAAGGGCTCCAGTAGGTGGTCCAGTTAAAGCAAAACTCAAAAAGACCTCAGTGAAAAAGGCTCTGTCAAAACCCCAG ACTCCTGCAAGTAAACTTCAAGACCAAGTCAGCACTGGGCATGCAGACTCACCTGTGACCATTGTTGTGGGACGAGCTCACCGACAAAAGGTTCCATGTCCAACTGGTGCTGCGCCAAGGTGGATTAGCAATGTTGGGGTACTTAAAAAGGACATGAAAATGGATGAAGACTTGACAG GTATTTCTGAAATGTTTAAAACTCCGGCGACTGGAAGGAAGCCAAGGCCCATTGCTATTGAGACTCGTGCTACTAAGACACCAGTGGCAGATCTCAGTAAATCTGTTATAGAACCATCAGTGTTGAACACCCCAGAAGAACCAG GTGAAATGATGGTTTCACCACTGAGTGTTTCAACCACTGTCATGGATAGAAGCTACAACTGTGAGGCAGTGCAGCGCCTGTTTGTTGGAGAACATGAGTCAAGTTTTGTCAGTGAAATCCCTGCCATGGAAGTTGCTGGTGGGTCTGAAGAGTCTACAGATGCAAAAACTCCCACGCAGAAGCCAATATTGCCAAACTGTCAGACTGGAGTCAACAGAGTTAAGACCCCAAgacagaaagctgaaccccTTGAGGACCTCAGAGGGAAGATTCTGAAGACCCCAAAGCAAAAAATTGAACAAAAGGAGTGTCTTACTGGTATAAAGAGAATAATGAAGACCCcaagacagaaaaatgaacCCCTTGAGGACCTCAGAGGGAAGATTCTGAAGACTCCTATGCAGAAGATGGAACCACAGGAATGCCTCTCTGGAGTTAAAAGGATTTTTAGTACCCCGCAACAGCAGGCTGAAGATCCACAACATAAACATCTGCAGAGCCATGAAGCTGCAAGTTCCGATTGTATTGACCAGCCTGGAATGCTGCTCACTAAAACTCCACCATCATTCAATTTGTCACTGGTGGGTCTCTCTGGTGTCAAGAGACTGCTGAAGACACCCAGGGTAAAAGCTTCCCCAGTTGAAGATATGGTTGGTGTTAAAAGGCTCCTGAAAACTCCTAGAGAAAAGGGGGAACCTGTTGCCGACAACTTTGGCATCAAGAGACTTATGAAGTCTCCAAAGCTGAAGGCTAATGCACCAGTGGAAGATTTTGAGGGGCTgaaagagctgatggagccaCTGCCTGATCCCACAGAACAGGAGAAAAATGAG GCTAAAGATGAAACAGATTGTGCAAAAG GAGCTGAACATGAGGTTGCTGTTAATGGCCATGTTGAGCAGGTGCCACATAGGAATGAGTTGTCAGACGACAGGCAAATTACTCAAGCAGCTGAAGAATCTGAAGTTATTAAAACCAATGATTCATCTAAAGAAAAGCTCAAACTGGTGACTGCTGTCAAAGGCAGAGGGGCAAGAATGGCAAAAGCCATATTAGTTGAAGAGAAACGAAAGGCAACAGTCAATTCTGAAGAATCATCGGTCATCTCTGCCCCAGctcgaggaagaagagggaaaaaacctGAAGCTACAGCACCGCCTATAGCCCAAAGGTCCACAAGAAGCAGAAAGGCTAAAAGCAGTGAAAGCAGTACCGTTGAGGGTTCAGTGGAGCAAAGTTCCACTCTGTCTTCCAAAGTGGCCAGCAAGCTTAAAGGGGGGCAGAATGCAAAAAAAGCCTCTGATCATCCAGGTGAAATGATCTCAAAGGTTGTTGCTGAAGCTGAAATTGTTCCAGAGCCTGAAAGTAAACAGACTACCTCAGTTAACTTTAGAGAACAAGCTAATGAAAATCTGGCAGCTGTGAAGAAACCTAGAGGGAGAAAACCTAAACCTGGCCAGGTGATgccagcaaaggaagagaatgACAGTGTTTCTCATGCTGGAAAAG ATCATCAATCAAACGAAGATTTCACTCCCCAGCCAGAGGTTCTGCCTATTCAAAGTAATGAAAATAAGTCCTCAGACAACATGGAAACTGCTCTTCAGGATCTCACAGCCCAGGGTTTATCTGAAATGAAGCCTGCAACTCAGAAAATCACAGAAATTGAAACAGTTGCCACCCTGAAGAAATGTGGACGGGTTGGAAGGGCAAAGGTGGAATTGACAAGAGTTGCTCATTCTGAAAGTCCCACTGTTGCTTCAGGCATCAGTAAGAGAGGGAAGAATGCCAAAATAACTCAAGGACCCAGCGTCAGGGCGACAAGGAGAAATGCAAAGTTGCAGGAATGCAAATCTGTACAGGAAGAGAGTGTGCAGTTGAGTGAGGTTAACATGGAGGTAGTGAGGGGTGAGAACTTTACAGTTGACCCCCATCACAGAGAAGCTGCCACAAAGTccacaagaggaagaaaacccaaccaagCACTTACAAAACCACTTCAAGCAGAGGAAGATGTAAGCAAGGAGCAACCCACAGATGGCAATAAGCCTGACAAACCCAGTCCAACCTGTGGAAGAAACACAAGAGGGAAAAGGACTAAACCAGATAATGTCCagtctgcagctgtggaggagaTGGAACAGAAGTCAGCACCTCCAGCCAGAACCAAGAGGGGACAAATCACCAAAGAAGATGAAGGGAAGGTGACCACTCAATCCAGGGAGCCTGTTAAAAACCAGAGGAGAACCAGGAATGTGGAGCAAGACCCTGTAAAACCAAGCACAGTCTTAAATGATGAACAGGCAACAAGACGAGCAAAGAAGGCAGCACAAGAGAAACCACCGGCCGAGTCAGATGATGTCCAAAAGAGTGTTGCCATCAGTGTGACGGACAAACCCaaacaaagcagaagaacaaaacAAGTGGGGGAAGAAATGTCAGCTGTGGTGCCGGAGGAAAAACCTGAGCTGAAGGCTGATGAGTTcaaggaggaggcagaagcagctgtggggaagagaaggagggtaAAAAATGATGTTCCAGAACCCATTCAGGCCAAGAGAGCCCGTCGAGGGGCCACACCCgcacctgcagagacaaacacagagTCTCCTGACCTTGGGTCCAAGTCTCAACCCTCTTCAAAGGAGCTGCCAAAAAGGGGTAGAAGAGCAGCCAAACCCTCAGCAGACGTTGCCCTGTTGTCTGGCGAAGAGTTAAAAACAACTGTTGTGGAAGATGCAAATATTCCCACGAGGTCTGTTCGGTGGAAGAGTGAAATTGAAATCTTTGGGATTCAGAAAGTAAAACCTGTTCAGGGTCGGAAGTCAAAGGTTGGTGACAGAGTTTCTGCTGCAAGCCAGAAAGAGCCCAGGAAAACTGAAGAGAAGGATCTCTCAGATGAAGCTGAAGTTCAGGCCACCAAAAGAGCCCGGCGTGGGGTCAGGATTGCTGAGTCTATCAAGGGGAAGCATGTTGAGCCTGAGACGCAACCAAAAACCCGAAGTGGACGACTGGCAAAGAAATGA